In Dehalococcoidia bacterium, the genomic stretch TCGATAACCGGGATCGTCTCACTGGAGGCGAGGAAGAGGTGCTGGCAATGGGCATGCCCATTGGCGCACTCGTCCGGGTTCATGTTCACCGTGCGCCGGCCGAAGTCATTGTGCTCGTAATAGGCGTTGGAGGGCGCGATCTGACGCAGGACCCGCGCCATGTCTCGCAGGAGCAACGGTTCGTTCTCGTTGATGCGGATTGCAGCGGTCGTGTGAGTGGAGAAGACCGTAACGTGCCCGAAAGTGACACCGGAGTCGCAGACTATGGCGTTGATGTCATCGGTGATGTCGTGAAACTCCGGCGCCCCGCGGGTCTCGAGTTCGAGGACCTCGCAGGTGACGG encodes the following:
- a CDS encoding secondary thiamine-phosphate synthase enzyme YjbQ; translation: MVDQVIPGVHRRALLRHEDKATVTCEVLELETRGAPEFHDITDDINAIVCDSGVTFGHVTVFSTHTTAAIRINENEPLLLRDMARVLRQIAPSNAYYEHNDFGRRTVNMNPDECANGHAHCQHLFLASSETIPVIDGKTALGTYQRIFLIELDHPRMRKVLVTVVGC